Proteins encoded within one genomic window of Sphingomonas sp. KRR8:
- a CDS encoding SDR family oxidoreductase codes for MSWAAGKHVLITGGGTGIGAATARGLAAKGARLSLLGRRSEPLDAVASETGGRAFVCDVTDPEAQEGAFSAARQAHGPLDFVILNAGIGDSRPFLRTKREQWERIIATNLTALFDGAQLALPDLQEQGKRLIIIASAAGLKGAAMAAPYVASKHGAVGLAKSLALEFARTGLTVNAICPSFVDTPMVDESAARIAGATGKSVDEARAWLAKTNANGRLIRADEVARAILNLCHPDSGGVNGACVTIDGGTAA; via the coding sequence ATGAGCTGGGCAGCTGGCAAGCACGTGCTGATCACCGGCGGCGGAACGGGTATCGGCGCTGCCACGGCGCGAGGGCTTGCCGCCAAGGGCGCGCGCCTGTCGCTGCTTGGCCGCCGGTCGGAGCCGCTCGATGCGGTCGCGAGCGAGACAGGTGGACGCGCTTTCGTCTGCGACGTGACCGACCCGGAAGCCCAAGAGGGCGCCTTTTCCGCCGCGCGTCAGGCACATGGCCCATTGGACTTCGTCATCCTGAACGCCGGGATCGGGGATAGCCGACCTTTCCTGCGCACGAAGCGTGAGCAGTGGGAACGGATCATCGCTACAAACCTCACGGCCCTGTTCGACGGAGCGCAACTCGCGCTTCCTGACCTGCAGGAGCAAGGCAAGCGGCTGATCATCATCGCGTCGGCGGCCGGGCTAAAGGGCGCTGCGATGGCGGCACCCTATGTCGCGTCCAAGCACGGCGCGGTCGGGCTGGCCAAGAGCCTCGCGCTTGAGTTCGCCCGTACCGGCCTGACCGTCAACGCTATTTGCCCAAGTTTCGTCGATACGCCGATGGTCGATGAAAGCGCCGCGCGGATCGCCGGCGCGACGGGGAAGAGCGTGGACGAGGCGCGCGCATGGTTAGCCAAAACGAACGCCAACGGCCGGCTGATCCGGGCGGACGAAGTTGCGCGCGCGATCCTCAACCTGTGTCACCCTGACTCTGGCGGCGTGAACGGAGCCTGCGTAACGATTGACGGTGGCACCGCTGCCTAA
- a CDS encoding type II toxin-antitoxin system antitoxin SocA domain-containing protein, giving the protein MPGWSEEIAKEFVRLAEAGESRLDQMQLQKLVYIAHGWCLAATGQPLTGDRPEAWKFGPVYARLARALKILGTSAVTLDNFNAESTADLEAFEMDLIVMTWRDFGMLQAPQLAILTQGAGTPWMSIYADGVGEGRDIPHRLVADQFCDLARASGRKLAC; this is encoded by the coding sequence ATGCCTGGTTGGTCGGAAGAAATCGCAAAGGAGTTCGTGAGGCTCGCCGAAGCAGGCGAAAGCCGCCTCGACCAGATGCAGCTCCAGAAGCTCGTTTATATTGCGCACGGCTGGTGCTTGGCCGCTACGGGGCAGCCTCTAACGGGCGATCGACCAGAGGCCTGGAAGTTCGGACCCGTCTACGCCCGTCTTGCTAGAGCACTAAAGATCTTGGGGACAAGTGCCGTCACCCTCGACAACTTCAATGCGGAGTCCACTGCCGACCTTGAAGCGTTCGAAATGGACCTAATCGTGATGACGTGGCGAGACTTCGGCATGTTACAAGCGCCGCAACTCGCCATTCTGACGCAAGGTGCCGGAACTCCGTGGATGTCCATCTATGCCGATGGTGTGGGCGAAGGACGCGACATCCCTCATCGGCTTGTCGCGGACCAATTCTGTGACTTGGCCCGCGCTTCCGGGCGCAAGCTCGCTTGCTGA
- a CDS encoding acetyl/propionyl/methylcrotonyl-CoA carboxylase subunit alpha has translation MFSKILIANRGEIACRVIRTAKRMGIKTVAVYSDADSRSPHVRMADESVRLGPAPASESYLKAELIIEACKATGAEAVHPGYGFLSERTSFAQALADAGIAFIGPPPNAIAAMGDKIESKKLAKQAGVNVVPGYLGDIATTDEAVKIASDIGFPVMMKASAGGGGKGMRLAWSEQDVREGFEATKREGLASFGDDRVFIEKFIESPRHIEIQVLGDQHGNILYLGERECSIQRRHQKVVEEAPSPFVTPEMRKAMGEQAVALARAVGYYSAGTVELIVSGADPTGKSFYFLEMNTRLQVEHPVTEEVTGLDLVEQMIRVAAGEKLAFAQDDIKLNGWAVENRVYAEDPYRGFLPSTGRLVRYRPSTPTRSDDHVVRVDDGVFEGGEVSMFYDPMIAKLITWAPTRQQAIDAQVEALDAFDIQGIGHNVDFLSALMQHPRYRSGDITTGFIAEEYPDGFQGAPLDEKLTADLSAVAAFIAAAHERRSVLIDQQLGHTVGINDDHIVRLDGGAEHRVHFELDRVIVDGGDPLTFDADYRPGQRKVMARIGHRTRIVLVAKDGRSWKMTTRGATHRVTVMTPLVAELARHMIEKVPPDLSKFLLAPMPGLLTRLDVKAGDKVEAGQPVAVVEAMKMENILRAEKSATVKSTPAGAGESLAVDQVIVEFE, from the coding sequence ATGTTTTCCAAAATCCTTATCGCCAACCGCGGCGAAATCGCGTGCCGGGTGATCCGCACCGCCAAGCGCATGGGCATCAAGACCGTGGCCGTTTATTCCGATGCCGATTCGCGGTCGCCGCATGTGCGGATGGCGGATGAGAGCGTGCGGCTTGGGCCGGCACCGGCGAGCGAGAGCTACCTCAAGGCCGAGCTGATCATCGAGGCCTGCAAGGCGACCGGCGCCGAGGCGGTGCATCCGGGCTATGGCTTCCTGTCGGAACGGACGAGCTTCGCCCAGGCGCTCGCCGACGCCGGCATCGCCTTCATCGGTCCGCCGCCGAACGCGATCGCGGCGATGGGCGACAAGATCGAATCCAAGAAGCTCGCCAAGCAGGCCGGCGTCAACGTCGTCCCGGGCTATCTTGGCGATATCGCCACCACCGACGAGGCGGTAAAAATCGCGTCCGACATCGGCTTTCCCGTGATGATGAAAGCGTCGGCCGGCGGCGGCGGCAAGGGGATGCGCCTCGCCTGGTCCGAACAGGACGTGCGCGAGGGCTTCGAGGCGACCAAGCGCGAAGGCCTCGCCAGCTTCGGCGACGACCGCGTGTTCATCGAGAAGTTCATCGAGAGCCCGCGCCACATCGAGATCCAGGTGCTGGGCGACCAGCATGGCAACATCCTCTACCTGGGCGAGCGGGAATGCTCGATCCAGCGCCGCCACCAGAAGGTGGTTGAGGAAGCGCCCTCGCCTTTCGTCACGCCCGAGATGCGCAAGGCCATGGGCGAGCAGGCCGTCGCACTCGCTCGCGCGGTCGGCTACTATTCCGCCGGCACCGTGGAGTTGATCGTCTCGGGCGCCGACCCGACAGGCAAGAGCTTCTACTTCCTCGAGATGAACACCCGGCTGCAGGTCGAGCATCCGGTGACGGAGGAGGTGACCGGTCTCGACCTCGTCGAGCAGATGATCCGTGTCGCCGCCGGCGAGAAACTCGCCTTCGCTCAGGACGACATCAAGCTGAACGGCTGGGCGGTCGAGAACCGCGTTTACGCCGAAGACCCCTACCGCGGCTTCCTGCCGAGCACCGGACGGCTGGTCCGCTACCGGCCGAGCACGCCAACCCGCTCCGACGATCATGTCGTACGCGTCGACGACGGCGTGTTCGAAGGCGGCGAAGTGTCGATGTTTTACGACCCGATGATCGCGAAGTTGATCACCTGGGCCCCCACCCGCCAGCAGGCAATCGACGCGCAGGTGGAGGCGCTGGACGCGTTCGACATCCAGGGCATCGGCCATAACGTCGATTTCCTGTCCGCCCTGATGCAGCACCCGCGCTACCGTTCCGGCGACATCACCACCGGCTTTATCGCCGAGGAGTATCCCGACGGCTTCCAGGGCGCTCCGCTCGACGAGAAGCTGACCGCCGACCTGAGCGCTGTCGCGGCCTTCATCGCCGCAGCTCACGAACGTCGCAGCGTGCTGATCGACCAACAGCTTGGCCATACCGTCGGTATCAACGACGACCATATTGTCCGCCTGGACGGCGGAGCCGAGCATCGAGTTCACTTCGAACTCGACCGGGTGATCGTCGATGGCGGCGATCCGCTGACCTTCGACGCCGATTATCGCCCGGGCCAGCGCAAGGTGATGGCTCGCATCGGCCACCGCACCCGTATCGTGCTGGTCGCCAAGGACGGTCGCTCCTGGAAGATGACGACGCGCGGTGCCACGCACCGGGTTACGGTCATGACGCCGCTGGTCGCCGAGCTCGCGCGACACATGATCGAAAAGGTGCCGCCGGATCTGTCCAAGTTCCTGCTGGCTCCCATGCCCGGGCTGCTGACGCGGCTTGACGTGAAGGCGGGTGACAAGGTCGAGGCTGGCCAGCCGGTCGCGGTGGTCGAGGCGATGAAAATGGAGAACATTCTCCGTGCCGAGAAAAGCGCGACGGTGAAGTCGACCCCGGCCGGAGCTGGCGAGAGTCTGGCTGTCGATCAGGTCATCGTCGAATTCGAATAG
- a CDS encoding lysozyme inhibitor LprI family protein: MIAVLLAAAALADCGTKGAAILIDRCRLAESIASEPDANCAKQNTQFDLNVCSFREYLRADIELNQAWDGIKRRLSSSRKGYTTMLAGQKAWLTYRDKQCQFWEGWYEGGSIAALVSNSCLTDITKVRSKELGQQLKDLDH; encoded by the coding sequence GTGATTGCCGTTCTACTTGCCGCTGCTGCGTTGGCGGACTGCGGCACTAAAGGCGCTGCTATCCTGATCGATCGGTGCCGTCTCGCAGAGTCGATTGCGTCGGAGCCGGATGCGAATTGCGCAAAGCAGAACACGCAATTCGACCTGAACGTCTGCTCATTCCGCGAATATCTGCGTGCCGATATTGAGCTCAATCAAGCTTGGGATGGCATCAAGCGCCGGCTGTCGAGTTCGCGCAAAGGTTACACGACCATGCTTGCCGGCCAGAAGGCTTGGCTAACGTATCGCGACAAGCAATGCCAATTTTGGGAGGGTTGGTATGAGGGTGGCAGCATCGCTGCCCTCGTCTCAAATTCGTGCCTGACCGACATCACGAAAGTGCGGTCGAAAGAACTTGGACAACAGTTGAAAGACCTCGACCACTGA
- the scpA gene encoding methylmalonyl-CoA mutase: MSDSKYDAWKHLAAKEARGADLTRTTPEGIALKTVYGPGDAAGIDSGFPGVAPYTRGPYATMYAGRPWTIRQYAGFSTAEESNAFYRRNLAAGQKGLSVAFDLATHRGYDSDHPRVTGDVGKAGVAIDSVEDMKLLFDGIPLGEMSVSMTMNGAVLPVLAFYIVAGEEQGVERKALTGTIQNDILKEFAVRNTYIYPPEPSMRIVSDIIAYTSREMPKFNSISISGYHMHEAGATAVQEMAYTLADGMEYVRAAVKSGLDVDAFAPRLSFFWGIGMNLFMEVAKMRAARTLWARIMTDLGAKSEKSKLLRTHCQTSGVSLTEQDPYNNIVRTTIEALAAVLGGTQSLHTNSFDEAIALPTDFSARIARNTQLILAEESGVTAVADPLGGSWYVEALTRELEDRAWALIQEVEAHGGMTTAVAEGLPKRRIEEAAAERQAKVDTGETVIVGVNRYRLEQEAELDILEVDNAKVRAGQIERLTKLRANRDEATVRAALEALEQAARANTNLLTLAVEAARARATLGEISDALERAFGRYSTKPTPVSGIYGKRADQRWEEAKQGTVTVTQRLGRKPRMLVAKMGQDGHDRGANLVSSAFGDLGFEIVAGPLFQTPREAAELAVTSDVDVVGASSLAAGHKTLIPELIDALKDMGRADIKVVAGGVIPAQDYAALRAAGVQAIFGPGTNLADAADEVLRLLGHNKPPLDEAAE, translated from the coding sequence ATGTCGGACTCGAAATATGACGCGTGGAAACATCTCGCGGCCAAGGAAGCGCGCGGCGCCGACCTGACCCGCACCACGCCGGAAGGCATTGCGCTGAAAACCGTCTACGGGCCCGGCGATGCAGCCGGGATCGACAGCGGCTTTCCCGGTGTCGCGCCCTACACGCGCGGCCCCTATGCGACGATGTACGCGGGGCGTCCCTGGACCATCCGGCAGTACGCCGGCTTCTCGACCGCCGAAGAGTCGAACGCCTTTTACCGCCGCAACCTCGCTGCCGGGCAGAAGGGGCTGAGCGTCGCTTTCGACCTCGCCACCCATCGCGGCTACGACAGCGACCACCCGCGCGTCACCGGTGACGTCGGCAAGGCGGGGGTGGCGATCGACAGCGTTGAAGACATGAAGCTGCTGTTCGATGGCATCCCGCTGGGCGAGATGAGCGTCAGCATGACCATGAACGGCGCGGTGCTGCCCGTGCTGGCGTTCTACATCGTGGCTGGCGAGGAACAGGGCGTCGAGCGCAAGGCGCTGACCGGGACCATCCAGAACGACATCCTCAAGGAGTTCGCGGTCCGCAACACCTATATCTACCCGCCCGAACCCTCGATGCGGATCGTCAGCGACATCATCGCCTACACCTCGCGTGAGATGCCCAAGTTCAACAGCATCTCGATCTCGGGCTATCACATGCACGAAGCCGGAGCGACGGCGGTGCAGGAGATGGCCTACACGCTGGCTGACGGCATGGAATATGTCCGCGCAGCGGTGAAAAGCGGGCTCGACGTGGACGCCTTCGCTCCGCGCCTCAGCTTCTTCTGGGGCATCGGCATGAACCTCTTCATGGAGGTCGCCAAGATGCGCGCGGCGCGCACCTTGTGGGCGCGGATCATGACCGACCTCGGCGCCAAATCGGAGAAGTCGAAGCTGCTGCGCACCCACTGCCAGACCAGCGGCGTGAGCCTCACCGAGCAGGACCCCTACAACAACATCGTCCGCACCACGATCGAGGCGCTGGCGGCAGTGCTTGGCGGCACCCAGTCGCTGCACACCAACAGCTTCGACGAGGCGATCGCACTTCCGACCGACTTCTCGGCCCGCATCGCCCGCAACACCCAGCTGATCCTCGCCGAGGAGAGCGGTGTCACCGCCGTGGCCGATCCGCTCGGCGGCAGCTGGTATGTCGAGGCGCTGACCCGCGAACTCGAAGACAGGGCCTGGGCGTTGATCCAGGAAGTCGAAGCGCATGGCGGCATGACCACGGCCGTTGCCGAGGGGCTGCCGAAGCGCAGGATTGAAGAGGCCGCCGCCGAGCGCCAGGCCAAGGTCGACACCGGCGAAACAGTCATCGTCGGTGTCAACCGCTACCGGCTGGAGCAGGAGGCGGAGCTCGACATTCTCGAGGTCGACAACGCCAAGGTCCGGGCTGGGCAGATCGAGCGCCTGACCAAGCTGCGCGCAAACCGCGATGAGGCGACGGTGCGGGCTGCTCTTGAGGCCCTGGAGCAAGCCGCCCGCGCCAACACCAACCTCCTGACGCTTGCCGTTGAAGCGGCCCGTGCCCGCGCAACGCTGGGCGAAATCTCCGATGCGTTGGAGCGCGCCTTCGGCCGCTATTCCACCAAGCCCACACCCGTCAGCGGCATCTATGGAAAGCGCGCGGACCAGCGGTGGGAAGAGGCCAAGCAGGGCACCGTCACCGTCACCCAGCGCCTCGGCCGCAAGCCGCGAATGCTGGTCGCCAAGATGGGTCAGGACGGCCACGACCGGGGCGCCAATTTGGTCAGCTCGGCCTTTGGTGACTTGGGCTTCGAGATCGTCGCCGGCCCACTGTTCCAGACCCCGCGCGAAGCGGCCGAGCTGGCGGTCACCAGCGACGTCGACGTGGTCGGCGCCTCCAGCCTTGCCGCCGGTCACAAGACGCTCATTCCCGAGCTGATCGACGCGCTGAAGGACATGGGCCGCGCCGACATCAAGGTTGTCGCCGGCGGCGTTATCCCCGCGCAGGACTATGCCGCGCTGCGGGCCGCGGGCGTGCAGGCGATCTTCGGGCCCGGCACCAACCTCGCCGACGCCGCCGACGAGGTTCTGCGCCTCCTCGGCCACAACAAGCCGCCGCTCGACGAGGCGGCGGAGTGA
- the rarD gene encoding EamA family transporter RarD, whose product MEPSSGQRPSPASAGIAFGLAAYGFWGLLPIYFKLLTSVPPVAIVAQRIVWSILFLFVLTLVMRGFSQVRSALSDRRTLRLLMLTALLIGTNWLIYVYAVNSGHILAASLGYYLNPLANILLGYFVLREPLTRTQWIAVAIAAVGVAVLAAGALQHLWISVALCISFALYGLFRKIAAVEASAGLAIETGLLLPVALGWLFFGASSGIAIWGDGSTRVLLLLLGTGIASTLPLLFFTAAARRLRYSTLGILQFVAPTLQFLLAVFAYGEPFTLAHAVAFAAIWTAAALYLISSVRSARAAHCEALPD is encoded by the coding sequence ATGGAGCCTTCGTCCGGGCAACGCCCCTCACCCGCCAGTGCTGGTATCGCTTTCGGCCTTGCCGCTTATGGTTTCTGGGGCCTGCTGCCGATCTATTTCAAGCTGCTGACCAGCGTTCCGCCCGTCGCCATCGTCGCCCAGCGGATCGTCTGGTCGATCCTGTTCCTTTTCGTCCTCACGCTGGTCATGCGAGGATTCAGCCAGGTCCGCTCAGCGCTGAGCGACCGCCGCACCTTGCGCCTGCTGATGCTCACCGCCCTGCTGATCGGGACCAATTGGCTGATCTACGTCTATGCGGTGAACAGCGGGCATATTCTGGCCGCCAGCCTTGGCTATTACCTCAACCCCCTCGCCAACATCCTGCTCGGCTATTTCGTGCTGCGGGAGCCGCTGACCCGGACGCAGTGGATCGCGGTGGCGATCGCGGCGGTCGGCGTCGCCGTGCTGGCGGCCGGCGCACTCCAGCATCTGTGGATCAGCGTCGCGCTCTGCATCAGCTTCGCGCTCTATGGCCTGTTCCGGAAGATCGCCGCGGTCGAGGCCTCCGCCGGACTGGCGATCGAAACGGGGCTGCTGCTGCCGGTCGCCCTTGGCTGGCTGTTCTTCGGGGCCAGCAGCGGTATCGCCATCTGGGGTGACGGCAGCACCCGCGTGCTGCTCCTCCTGCTCGGCACCGGCATCGCCTCAACCCTGCCCCTGCTGTTCTTCACGGCCGCCGCCCGTCGCCTGCGCTACTCGACGCTCGGCATCCTCCAGTTCGTCGCTCCGACGCTTCAGTTCCTGCTGGCCGTGTTCGCTTACGGCGAGCCATTCACCCTTGCCCATGCGGTCGCCTTTGCCGCCATCTGGACAGCGGCGGCCCTCTACCTCATCTCGTCCGTGCGCAGCGCCCGTGCCGCGCATTGTGAAGCACTGCCCGACTAG
- a CDS encoding DUF4893 domain-containing protein, whose amino-acid sequence MRNRLPLLIATTLLAGCTQPEARPASTPVVQEASTKADEWQRVASKADSDRLARLGQAWNEALDDARSAGSRRDVDAEGALLKADAALARPSPTPGSYQCRMVRLGRTTPRGKAFEKFKPFFCYVEVEGNLLTIVKQTGSQRPAGRLWDDDNPNRLIYLGSLALGNEEQPKAYGDDPKRDMAGVFERIGPFRWRLVIPWPQAGSKLDVYELTPVAEQPK is encoded by the coding sequence GTGCGAAACCGCCTTCCACTGCTCATCGCCACGACGCTGCTGGCGGGCTGTACGCAGCCCGAGGCGCGACCCGCTTCAACGCCTGTCGTCCAGGAAGCATCGACCAAGGCGGACGAATGGCAACGGGTAGCGAGCAAGGCCGACAGCGACCGCCTCGCGCGCCTCGGTCAGGCGTGGAACGAGGCACTCGATGATGCCCGTTCGGCCGGGAGCCGTCGGGACGTCGACGCGGAGGGCGCGCTGCTGAAGGCCGATGCGGCGCTGGCGAGACCTTCGCCCACTCCCGGGAGCTACCAGTGCCGCATGGTCCGGCTCGGCCGCACGACGCCGCGTGGCAAGGCGTTCGAGAAGTTCAAACCCTTCTTCTGCTATGTCGAAGTGGAGGGTAATCTTCTGACGATCGTGAAGCAGACTGGCAGCCAGCGCCCGGCCGGTCGGCTGTGGGACGACGACAATCCCAATCGGCTGATCTATCTGGGCAGCCTGGCCCTTGGGAACGAGGAGCAGCCCAAGGCTTATGGTGACGACCCCAAGCGCGACATGGCCGGCGTGTTCGAGCGGATCGGCCCGTTCCGCTGGCGGCTGGTAATCCCATGGCCGCAGGCCGGCTCCAAGCTCGACGTCTATGAGCTGACGCCCGTGGCGGAGCAGCCGAAGTAG
- a CDS encoding ribose-phosphate pyrophosphokinase produces MALAAPEEVRAHLIAAARAGTALTYGELLERLGYAFSRPKMRALCKVLTLIDEQAAAAGEPELAVLVVRQSDGLPGQGWWIGSWEQHRFTGEWTGPEAAKLVERLQRLAFRYWQAREA; encoded by the coding sequence ATGGCGCTCGCCGCGCCCGAGGAGGTCCGTGCGCATTTGATCGCGGCCGCGCGGGCAGGAACGGCGCTCACTTACGGTGAATTGCTGGAGCGGCTTGGCTACGCCTTCTCGCGGCCAAAGATGCGGGCGCTTTGCAAGGTGCTGACACTGATCGACGAGCAAGCGGCCGCAGCCGGTGAGCCGGAATTGGCGGTGCTGGTCGTGCGCCAGTCGGACGGTCTTCCCGGGCAGGGGTGGTGGATCGGCAGCTGGGAGCAGCACCGCTTCACGGGCGAATGGACCGGTCCCGAGGCGGCCAAGCTGGTCGAGCGATTGCAGCGCCTGGCCTTTCGTTACTGGCAGGCGCGGGAGGCTTAA
- the murA gene encoding UDP-N-acetylglucosamine 1-carboxyvinyltransferase: MDSILIQGGRRLEGAIPISGAKNAALTLLPCALLTAEKLTLTNLPRLADVDSFGHLMNMLGVSTKVDAMRPGEFGRRMTLQAREITETVAPYDMVRRMRASILVLGPMLARAGEATVSLPGGCAIGDRPIDLHLKALEAMGAEIEIAAGYVKAVAPKGRISGGDFSFPVVSVGATENALMAAVLSTGRTQLFNAAREPEIVDLCNLLVAMGGRIEGIGSSHLIIDGVEALHGCTYAVMPDRIEAGSYACAAGITGGSIDLIGARAEDMLATTNALAHCGLVVELHDKGLKVTADGPLKPIALSTAPYPGFATDMQAQLMAMLCRAPGESFLEETIFENRYMHVPELRRMGANIDVRGRSAIVHGVDKLTGAKVMATDLRASMSLILAGLAAEGETEVLRVYHLDRGYERLEEKLSAVGATIERRGGG, from the coding sequence ATGGACTCGATACTGATTCAGGGTGGCCGCCGGCTCGAGGGCGCCATTCCCATCTCTGGTGCCAAGAATGCGGCACTGACCCTGTTGCCCTGCGCGTTGCTGACGGCTGAGAAGCTGACGCTCACCAACCTGCCACGGCTGGCCGATGTGGACAGCTTCGGTCACCTGATGAACATGCTGGGGGTGTCGACCAAGGTCGACGCCATGCGCCCCGGTGAGTTCGGGCGGCGGATGACGCTACAGGCCCGGGAGATCACCGAAACCGTCGCGCCCTACGACATGGTGCGGCGGATGCGCGCATCCATCCTGGTCCTCGGACCGATGCTGGCGCGGGCCGGCGAGGCCACCGTTTCGCTACCGGGCGGCTGCGCCATTGGCGATCGCCCGATCGATCTGCACCTGAAGGCGCTCGAGGCCATGGGTGCCGAGATCGAGATCGCGGCCGGCTATGTGAAGGCGGTGGCGCCGAAGGGACGGATCAGCGGCGGCGACTTCAGCTTCCCCGTGGTTTCCGTCGGAGCCACCGAGAATGCGCTGATGGCGGCCGTCCTCTCGACCGGGCGCACGCAGTTGTTCAACGCGGCCCGCGAGCCCGAGATCGTCGACCTGTGCAACCTGCTCGTGGCCATGGGCGGCCGGATCGAGGGCATCGGCTCCTCACACCTCATTATCGACGGGGTCGAAGCGCTTCACGGCTGCACCTACGCCGTGATGCCCGACCGGATCGAGGCAGGCAGCTATGCCTGCGCGGCAGGGATCACCGGGGGCTCGATCGACCTGATCGGCGCGCGGGCCGAGGACATGCTGGCGACGACCAACGCCCTGGCGCACTGCGGCCTTGTGGTCGAACTTCACGACAAGGGCCTCAAGGTCACTGCCGACGGCCCGCTGAAGCCCATCGCTCTGTCTACCGCGCCTTACCCTGGCTTCGCGACCGACATGCAGGCGCAGCTGATGGCCATGCTGTGCCGCGCGCCGGGCGAGAGCTTCCTCGAGGAGACCATCTTCGAGAATCGCTACATGCACGTGCCGGAGCTGCGCCGCATGGGCGCCAACATCGACGTTCGCGGGCGGTCGGCAATCGTGCACGGGGTGGACAAGCTCACCGGCGCCAAGGTGATGGCGACCGACCTGCGCGCCTCGATGAGCCTCATCCTCGCCGGCCTCGCGGCGGAAGGCGAAACCGAAGTACTGCGGGTCTATCACCTCGACCGCGGCTATGAACGGCTGGAAGAGAAATTAAGCGCGGTCGGCGCGACGATCGAACGGCGCGGCGGCGGTTAA
- the clpS gene encoding ATP-dependent Clp protease adapter ClpS — protein MGPEDDAPGQGDGIDEIERGVAVRTRPRTRKPSNYKVLMLNDDYTPMEFVVLVLQQFFSMSIEDATRVMLQVHQQGVAVCGVFTYEVAETKVSQVIDFARENQHPLQCTLEKA, from the coding sequence ATGGGTCCTGAGGACGACGCCCCCGGGCAGGGCGACGGCATCGACGAGATCGAGCGCGGAGTCGCTGTTCGAACGCGGCCGCGCACCCGCAAGCCCAGCAACTACAAGGTGTTGATGCTCAACGACGATTATACTCCGATGGAGTTCGTCGTACTGGTCCTGCAGCAATTCTTCTCGATGAGCATCGAGGACGCGACCCGCGTCATGCTTCAGGTTCACCAGCAGGGCGTCGCGGTGTGCGGCGTCTTCACCTACGAAGTGGCCGAAACCAAGGTGTCGCAGGTCATCGACTTCGCCCGTGAGAACCAGCACCCCCTGCAGTGCACGCTCGAGAAGGCCTGA
- a CDS encoding phasin family protein — protein MTEIENAIVDTAADDAVVEPTVLEAVKKVNARRVKTERKPRARKAVNSAAKATTTPAQTPVETKEIPMNYDPANWMNQFATAIPGADKFQTLFADAGERGQQLVERSQKVAGEVVELTRANVEALVESGKVAAAGAQTLGQEAIARTRENLEQATQQVRSLTQAGSPTEFFQLQSEIARTQFDRMVAEGSRFAESMVKLAGEAFQPLSTRAALNAEKINEITA, from the coding sequence ATGACCGAGATCGAAAACGCCATCGTTGATACCGCCGCCGACGACGCCGTCGTTGAGCCGACGGTGCTCGAAGCCGTGAAGAAGGTCAACGCACGTCGCGTGAAGACCGAGCGTAAGCCGCGTGCCCGCAAGGCTGTGAATTCGGCCGCGAAGGCCACCACCACTCCGGCCCAGACGCCGGTCGAGACGAAGGAAATCCCCATGAACTATGATCCCGCCAATTGGATGAACCAGTTCGCGACCGCCATCCCGGGTGCCGACAAGTTCCAGACCCTGTTCGCTGACGCCGGTGAGCGTGGCCAGCAGCTCGTCGAGCGTTCGCAGAAGGTTGCGGGCGAGGTGGTCGAGCTGACCCGCGCCAACGTCGAAGCGCTTGTCGAGAGCGGCAAGGTCGCCGCTGCCGGCGCCCAGACGCTCGGCCAGGAAGCGATTGCCCGCACCCGCGAGAACCTGGAGCAGGCGACCCAGCAGGTCCGCAGCCTGACCCAGGCCGGTTCGCCGACCGAGTTCTTCCAGCTGCAGAGCGAGATCGCCCGCACCCAGTTCGACCGCATGGTCGCCGAGGGCAGCCGCTTCGCCGAGTCGATGGTCAAGCTGGCCGGTGAAGCCTTCCAGCCCTTGTCGACTCGCGCGGCGCTCAATGCCGAGAAGATCAACGAGATCACTGCCTGA